AAACATAGCCTGCCATGCCCGGTCATGGTAATGGTTCAAGACATAGACCCAGCCAGCACCCAAAACTATTCCAGATTTGAAGAGCCTGATGGCGCGTTTGTCGACCGAGCCCAGCCAAGCGTGACGGTTCGCCCTCGTCAACAAGACTCTCCTCCTCGGCTCCTGTCCCCCTGATCATGTCCTCTCTCGCGCGCGCGATCAGCAAATATATAAGCACACCTTGGACGAGCATGGAGAAGAACGAGCACGCATCATCAGAGTGGACATCAAAAGGGGCAGAGTTGCGTGTCATTGGGACAGACTACGTGACAGGGCGCAGATGGCAAGTGTCGTGCGGCAGCTGGCCGGCAGCAGCCTCGTACTGCCGGCCAAGTCGCGGTCGCGTGGCCGGAGTGGGTTGTGCTGCCGGGCGAGCCTGCGCGGCGTCGGAAGCAACAGCACCAGCACCACCACGTCCGACCAGCGGCAGCTGGTGAGCAGCACCGACGAGCTTACGCTCGGCCGGGCAGACCCCGTTGCGGGCGCCGAGGACAGCGGCGGGATCACAACGGGGGACGACGGCCCGGCGGAGGTGGAGAAGCTCCACGCGgtcgcggaggcggcggcggaccgggtCCAGATGCACGACATCATCAGCAGGCAGCGGGACAACTGGAACCACCTGCTGCTCCACTCCACCAACTCCCTCGCGCTCGCCGCCTGCGTCATGGCCGCGCTCGCGCCGGCGTCGACGAGCCTGCTCGCGCTCAAGGCGTCCGCGGGGGTGCTCCTGGCATCGGCGGCTGTCACGATGGCGGCGGTCAACAAGATCCAGCCCTCACAGCTCGCCGAGGAGCAGCGCAACGCCACGAGGCTGTGGAGGCAGCTCGAGCGCGACGTCCGCGCAACGCTCGCGCTCGGCGCGTCGGCGGCGACCAAGGACGACTTCTTCCTGGAGGCCATGGACCGGGTCCTCGCACTCGACGCCGCCCACCCGCTTCCGCTGCTCCCCGGCATGCTGGAGAAGTTCCCCAACACCGTCGAGCCCGCGCGCTGGTGGCCGGAGAAGAACCCGGCTCGTCGGAGCGCGTCGTCCAACACCAGACATGGCGCCCGGCGAGCTTCCGTGGCCGGCGACAACGGCTGGGCCCGGGAACTGGAAGAGGAGATGAGAGGCATCGCACGGGTGCTCAAGgtcaaggacgagcaggagtaCCTGTCATTCGGTAAGGCGGTGCTGAAACTTAACAGAGGCCTCGCAGTTGCCGGCCCGGCGCTGGCCCGCACAGCCGCGATCGCCGCAACGTTCATTGGGTCCGGCGACGCCGGGACGTCTTGGGCGTCCGGGGCGGCGGTCCTCGGCGGCGCTCTGGCCGCGGCGGTGAACACGGTGGAGCACGGCGGGCAGGTGGGCATGGTGTTCGAGCTGTGCCGCAACGTCACGGGGCTCTACCGAAAGATCCAGGACGACATCGACGACAACCTCGACGAAGCCAACCTCGAGCAGAGGGAGAACGGCGAATTGTTTGAGACCAAAGTGGCGCTGCAGCTTGGCCGGAGCCCGTCTGACCTCAGGCAGTTCAAGGAGATGGCCTCGCCGTCGTTCAGGGACGAGGACATCAGGAATTTTGCCGGGGAACTTTTCTAGGTAGTAATGATGGTGTAGTGGTGACTTTGTGGAACTGGAGTTAAATAGGATGACATATTTGTTGGTTGTTTAATGAAATAAACATAAAATGGAACTCAAACTCAAAATAAAGGAAAACTGAGACTCTTGGCCGAGAAATTATTTCTCATGTTTCTTATAGTTTTTGCTATTTTTCATATGTCTGAATTGTCTTTACCTTGGTTGTCATTTTCGTATGATGATTTTTCTTTGATTTTTTTAGAATGACTGAACTGTATTCGAACTCaacaaaattatagatacaatgCTTTGGATGACAGGTCTAGAAAATTGCAAAATAATTCATATAACTAGGAATCACATTGAGATTTTAAGAATCGTCTTCTTTGTGGTATCAATCTTTGCAACATGAAATACTGTCAAGACTTCGGTAGAAAGACTGCAGCCAGATCAGAATAGCGACACCGCCACCCGTATACCTACACGAACTTGACTATCTTCATAGGCTTCAAAAAAGGGAGCGACTGGACGTCAATCGACTGACCATAATACTTGAGTCATTTTTTGCATGTTTATGATTTTTGGGGGCCGTGACCATTGGTTGAGTAACGCCGCAGCCGTAAGAGCTGATGTATGCAACGACCATTCTCCTGCATGTTGTCGCGTCAATGCCTAAGCAACTTAATTGCTGTTTAAAGATGCATGCATAGACGGAAGACAACTCCATATATATACCCCCGTCGACGTATATATGTATGTACGCATATGTATGTAAACAAAAAAAGCAAAAGAAATTGTGTCATTGGTATTACCattaaagaagaaagaaaaagaaaaataataaaataaatgaCAAAAATTGCACACAATTTACACACAAATTTTTTTTTTTATAACGCGCAAAAATAAGCATATAATAGTGGTATCttcaaagaaaaggaaaactCCTAAGAAGGGATGAATTAGTTGCAACAGTATTAACATTAAagaataaaaggaaaagaaataaaacCGAACCAAAATAACAAGCTTTTCtagaaataaagaaaaagaaaaataatagTGCAATTTTCACAGTTTACTATAGTTTACACACATATTGTATAGTACTTGCATATATACTTACACACAGAAAAAATCAAAAGAGAAGTTGTCTAAGAAATAATGAATTAGCGGCATTAGTATTCTCTTttaagaagaagaaaataaaaaatgaCAAAATTTGCACGCAGTTTATACATAAATTGCTTTTCTTATAATATGTGCGAATAAGCATATAATAGTGGAAAGATATCCGTATTACCTCtaaagaaagaaaatgaaataaaataaaaacaaaatcaaaatcaaaataATGAATTTTTCTATGGAAGAATGAAACCCTTTAAGAAgaatgaaaatgaaaaaaaactaaaactaaatcaaaataataaaGTTTTCTAGGCAATAATGAACCCCTTTAAGAAAAAAAGAAACAGATAAAAAAATTGCACACAAGTTTGCACTGAAATTGCACTTTTACTAACATGTAAACAACGAACATATAATATTGCAATTTCGCACTCTACTATAATTTACACACATGTTGTATAGTACTTGCGTGTATACTTATTTAAACAAACAGAAATATTATATGTTCTAAAAAAGAACGAAGTAGTGGCATTGGTAccaccctttaagaagaaaggaATGAAAACATAAATCATGATAAAATTCGCACATAATTTACACATAAATTGCACTTTTTATAGCTATGCAAGAACTAACATATACTAGTAAAATTTACATAAAAATAAGTTTCAAAGAAGGATTGAATTAGTGtcattggtattacccttaaaataagagagaaagtGAAATAAAAACTTAAAACTAAAAATTCGTCAAGATTAGTACAAAAATTGCATCTTTTATAATATGTAAGAAGAAACATATAGTAGTGAAATTTCCATACTCTAATATAATGTATACATGCAGTACTCGTGTGCAAATATTTACACACACTCAACATCCAAGAATACGcataagaaaaatgaaaactcaacaaagaaacaaaaaataaaaGCTAAAACACACAAAAACCAAAAAATAACCaataaaaggaaagaaaaaaggaAGGGGAAAATACATACAAACAGAAAACTAGAATAaaaaataaaccaaaaatacccaCAAAAGAAAGAATGAATATGTGGCATTGGTATTGCCATTTAAGAACAAAACAATGGGAAAAATAATCTAAAAACACTGACAACATTTGCACGAAATATACATAAAAATTGCGATGTTTGAAAATATGAAAGAATAAGCATATAAAAGTGGAACTTTTGCAAAAACAAAATCTAGAACAAATGAATAGCAGCATTGGTATTAGCCTTAAAGTAATGAAGTACAGATAACTAATATCAAAATAATGATATTTTCTGAAAAAGAATGAAATAGTGGCGTCGGTATTTGCTTTAagagagaaaataaaaaaaatctgcGCACAACTTTGCACTGAAATTGCACTTTATCATAATACGCAAAATAATCATATAATCATGAAATTTTGGCACATATTATATGGTACTTGTATGTATATAATTACACTCAGCCAAAAACccacaaaaataaaaaataaccaatgaagaaaagaaaaaaaggaaaaagaaaaacgCAACCCAGAAGAACGAAAACGAGCCCAAGAAGCAATTCGACTGACCCAAAATAGGGGTCAATCGATTCCACACAGCCCAACCCAACAACATAACTAAACAGAAAAAATGAAAACAACACAGATCTCAAAGTGCATCCAACGAACAGAAAATCGACGGACCATAACATGAAAAGTCAGCTGACTGAAAAGTAGCTAAAGATTTCAAAAAAAAACCTCTTATCTCACGCATGATGAAGAAAAAGAAGACGTACTTCGGCTGTGAATAACCACCTAACAGTACACATCGTTCAACACAAAATTTTCAATAGAACATCAAAGCATAACTCCAAAGTCACAACCAATCACATCAACAAAATCAACAAAAAACACCAACACAAACTCATTTGATCCATATAAATGAATATGCAAGAACATAATCCTAAAATCCGCAAGGTCCTGGACACAAAACCTACAATGTGTGCGTGGGTCGTGGCCCAGAAACGCATGTTGGGGCGATTTTCTTTCCGGTGTcacaatgtgaactagattattgactctagtgcaagtgggaaactgttggaaatatgccctaaagaaaataataaaatagtt
The sequence above is a segment of the Aegilops tauschii subsp. strangulata cultivar AL8/78 chromosome 6, Aet v6.0, whole genome shotgun sequence genome. Coding sequences within it:
- the LOC109740388 gene encoding probable F-box protein At4g22030; amino-acid sequence: MASVVRQLAGSSLVLPAKSRSRGRSGLCCRASLRGVGSNSTSTTTSDQRQLVSSTDELTLGRADPVAGAEDSGGITTGDDGPAEVEKLHAVAEAAADRVQMHDIISRQRDNWNHLLLHSTNSLALAACVMAALAPASTSLLALKASAGVLLASAAVTMAAVNKIQPSQLAEEQRNATRLWRQLERDVRATLALGASAATKDDFFLEAMDRVLALDAAHPLPLLPGMLEKFPNTVEPARWWPEKNPARRSASSNTRHGARRASVAGDNGWARELEEEMRGIARVLKVKDEQEYLSFGKAVLKLNRGLAVAGPALARTAAIAATFIGSGDAGTSWASGAAVLGGALAAAVNTVEHGGQVGMVFELCRNVTGLYRKIQDDIDDNLDEANLEQRENGELFETKVALQLGRSPSDLRQFKEMASPSFRDEDIRNFAGELF